One Betta splendens chromosome 5, fBetSpl5.4, whole genome shotgun sequence genomic window, GATTTTGAGTTTTGATGTGTGCTCCAGGTGCAGATTTCTCATCTGTTCAACAGTCAAAAGCATATAAGTATCACACCATTGATGaatctttaaaatatttttttcaaacaaGGATCCACAATCAAGCAGATTTACCTAAACAGTGTTGTATACATAGTACTTTTACACTACATAATTTGAGGAAGGTACATGATCTTGTACTTCATAACTGCAAGCGCAAAGGTCAAAAACTGTCATTACTTGGCTGCAGATTAATTAATTCTGAGACCACACAGCAAACGTATGATTTCACTGATTCTGGATGTAgcataaaaagaaaagcagaaaaatagTTCATCTTTAACTGTTTACTAAATGAACGTTTGACATGTTGGACTAGGCCTTCTAGTCAGTCAGTGCATTAGGTTCAAATAAATAATTCCGCAGTGGCATGAACACAGATAAAGTGAAATACGAAAAAGGTTTGACAAATGCAGTCATGCATTCATGGTTTTCTCAGGTGATGTTATAATTTGTCCGACCAGTGTCTGCTTTTGTTGGACAGCGATGTTCAAGGTTTGGATGTTGATTGGAAATAATCAGAATAGGATTTTTATGATAAGGTTctgtttacaaaacaaaactgaatagATTTTATTGTTAATTTGTCTCCTAGAGTTCGAATAAAGTCACATATTAAGAGTTAATTAACTGCAATTAATATGTAGCTTTTTGTGAAAATATTATTGTGACACAGCTCAACCACCCAGTGTGTTTAAGTTGGACTTGTGTACAGAGCTTAATTCTAACCATAGTGACCATATGCTGTGCTGCACAGGAGCCCAGAGTGAAGATGCCTTTCTGAATGGGCTCCTCGCTGATGACTACTGCCACATATGTGAGGCTGTGCTCTTGTTCGAATCTCAACGGCTCTCTCACTATGAGGTGTGTCCAGCCTTTCAAACACTAGTCGTGAAACTCTGCAGTACTTTGATTGACCTCATGTCTCCTGTCTCACAATTGTAGGGAAAGAAACATGCTCAAAAACTTAAGGTGTACCTGCAGACAAAGAGAGCTGAGAGGACGAACACACAGTCTACAGGCCTGCAGGTTAGCAGTCAAAATTTCTACCTGTAAACATAATTTAATTAAGTTAATCATTTTAGCCCCTTCTCCTGCTGCTAGTATAAAGAACGTGTTATGATGGAAACATTTGTGTCAGTGAGTAAATATGTCTCTTGACCATCCATTCTTGTGCTTAttctctgcagcagacagtGATCACCAATAGGGACCGATTCTGTGAGCTGTGTAACATGATGTTTAGTTCCCAGGTGGTGGCAAAATCACATTATGAAGGCAAAGTCCATACAAAAAATCTTCGCAAACAAGGTCTTCATCCTCCAGGCAGGTGTTTTGTGTGATCTAAGCTTTGATATTTACACATTGTCTTTAACTGAGTTCAAAGGTCAAATTAACCTGAATTTCTACACGCAGTtacagacaggaacaaggaAGTGTGTACTTCACTGAATGGGACCCCAAATCCTGATAAAGCTGACCAGAAACATGTCCCAGAGGGCTGTATGGGGCATCACGTGGACCCAGCAGCCAGCTCAACTGCCCTCAGCACTGAGGGTGACTTGAAGGATCCCAAAAAGTATTGTGCtctgtgtgctgcttttttcaACAACCCCCACATGGCTTCGCAGCACTACAATGGACGCAAACACCAGCGTAATCAGGCCAGACAGGAGCTGATGAAAGAGCTTGGAGATGATGTACAACAAGGTAACACGTGATTtcatcagcagctgtgtgttaaaATCCCCCTAAATGCGGGTCCAGTCAATTACAGTTACAGTCAATATAAACTGATGTGGTAAAAACGAATTAAGCAATTATTCAATTGCTGTAGAAATTAAAATTCATGCTGTTTTCTCACTTTTCCCACTTTCTGTTGTCTGCAGGCAGTCCCCTTATGTGTCAGATGTGCAGTCTGCAGTTTAACTCTGTGGAGATGTACAAGGCCCACATGCATGGAAACAAACACCAGGTTAGGTAAGAACAAGTCTCTTCAGACGGTATTAAGAAATGACATTGATGTATTGTACATACAATGATGTATATGAACAAATGCTATTGCTATCAGTTGAGCAGCTATTTGATTCCTGTTTATGTTGTTGACAGGGAGAAGAAGGTTGTCGACCTGTGCAAATCCCAACATAAAGCCTACAGCACATTTGCAGATGAACTGGCGGATTACATACAAGTTCAGAAAGCTCGTGGAATCACACCCAAGGCAAATCAAGCCTCTCTTCAGGGTGATGaagcagatgaggaggaagaacaaaCATTTGACACTGGGGATGTAACAAAACTTCACAAACCTTTAGCCAACCTTCCTTCCAAATCTCAGTCCCATTATCAGTCCTGGCCTGGTTCATACTACTCAGTTAAAGTGTGGGGTTCTCGGTACCAGGGCCCATCATGGCCCTCTCAACACTCAGCTACCAACTTCCCACCCTCAGCTCTCTTAGAATCAGGCTCTCCACAGTTTCCTGGTCGAACTATTCAGAGAAAGAGGCAAAGAAAGCAGTCAAGCTCTTCCTCATATACCAATTCATCATCTTACTCCTCGTACTCCTCATCCTACACGAGTAGCACAAGTGACACTGAAGATAGTGAAGATAggcacagaggaaggaggaag contains:
- the zmat1 gene encoding zinc finger matrin-type protein 1 isoform X1, which encodes MDVTRVCSPLLAGSDSQNNTISAPNAASVTDADKVIKTKIASTQVEGAQSEDAFLNGLLADDYCHICEAVLLFESQRLSHYEGKKHAQKLKVYLQTKRAERTNTQSTGLQQTVITNRDRFCELCNMMFSSQVVAKSHYEGKVHTKNLRKQGLHPPVTDRNKEVCTSLNGTPNPDKADQKHVPEGCMGHHVDPAASSTALSTEGDLKDPKKYCALCAAFFNNPHMASQHYNGRKHQRNQARQELMKELGDDVQQGSPLMCQMCSLQFNSVEMYKAHMHGNKHQVREKKVVDLCKSQHKAYSTFADELADYIQVQKARGITPKANQASLQGDEADEEEEQTFDTGDVTKLHKPLANLPSKSQSHYQSWPGSYYSVKVWGSRYQGPSWPSQHSATNFPPSALLESGSPQFPGRTIQRKRQRKQSSSSSYTNSSSYSSYSSSYTSSTSDTEDSEDRHRGRRKLKRSRKDGCRRKRDEVQRRNKQHRKEGETQETRREECGELDHETKRKRLKHHSKQAEEMESREEDCEVERSENAMENLEPKELNDGKQTEEHIQTEMHVELEDDGQNESAKSKSRKEKKKMKGVKADTRTEEERLWDDSILGC
- the zmat1 gene encoding zinc finger matrin-type protein 1 isoform X2, producing MDVTRVCSPLLAGSDSQNNTISAPNAASVTDADKVIKTKIASTQVEGAQSEDAFLNGLLADDYCHICEAVLLFESQRLSHYEGKKHAQKLKVYLQTKRAERTNTQSTGLQTVITNRDRFCELCNMMFSSQVVAKSHYEGKVHTKNLRKQGLHPPVTDRNKEVCTSLNGTPNPDKADQKHVPEGCMGHHVDPAASSTALSTEGDLKDPKKYCALCAAFFNNPHMASQHYNGRKHQRNQARQELMKELGDDVQQGSPLMCQMCSLQFNSVEMYKAHMHGNKHQVREKKVVDLCKSQHKAYSTFADELADYIQVQKARGITPKANQASLQGDEADEEEEQTFDTGDVTKLHKPLANLPSKSQSHYQSWPGSYYSVKVWGSRYQGPSWPSQHSATNFPPSALLESGSPQFPGRTIQRKRQRKQSSSSSYTNSSSYSSYSSSYTSSTSDTEDSEDRHRGRRKLKRSRKDGCRRKRDEVQRRNKQHRKEGETQETRREECGELDHETKRKRLKHHSKQAEEMESREEDCEVERSENAMENLEPKELNDGKQTEEHIQTEMHVELEDDGQNESAKSKSRKEKKKMKGVKADTRTEEERLWDDSILGC